The following proteins are encoded in a genomic region of Rattus rattus isolate New Zealand chromosome 2, Rrattus_CSIRO_v1, whole genome shotgun sequence:
- the Flrt1 gene encoding leucine-rich repeat transmembrane protein FLRT1, whose protein sequence is MVVAHPAATATTTPAATVTATVVMTTATMDLRDWLFLCYGLIAFLTEVIDSTTCPSVCRCDNGFIYCNDRGLTSIPSDIPDDATTLYLQNNQINNAGIPQDLKTKVKVQVIYLYENDLDEFPINLPRSLRELHLQDNNVRTIARDSLARIPLLEKLHLDDNSVSTVSIEEDAFADSKQLKLLFLSRNHLSSIPSGLPHTLEELRLDDNRISTIPLHAFKGLNSLRRLVLDGNLLANQRIADDTFSRLQNLTELSLVRNSLAAPPLNLPSAHLQKLYLQDNAISHIPYNTLAKMRELERLDLSNNNLTTLPRGLFDDLGNLAQLLLRNNPWFCGCNLMWLRDWVKARAAVVNVRGLMCQGPEKVRGMAIKDITSEMDECFEAGSQGSAANAAAKTTASNHASATTPQGSLFTLKAKRPGLRLPDSNIDYPMATGDGAKTLVIQVKPLTADSIRITWKAMLPASSFRLSWLRLGHSPAVGSITETLVQGDKTEYLLTALEPKSTYIICMVTMETGNTYVADETPVCAKAETADSYGPTTTLNQEQNAGPMAGLPLAGIIGGAVALVFLFLVLGAICWYVHRAGELLTRERVYNRGSRKKDDYMESGTKKDNSILEIRGPGLQMLPINPYRSKEEYVVHTIFPSNGSSLCKGAHTIGYGTTRGYREGGIPDVDYSYT, encoded by the coding sequence ATGGTGGTGGCACACCCTGCTGCCACCGCTACCACCACACCTGCTGCCACTGTCACAGCCACTGTCGTGATGACCACGGCCACCATGGACCTGCGGGACTGGCTGTTTCTCTGCTATGGGCTTATTGCCTTCCTCACGGAGGTCATCGACAGCACCACCTGCCCATCAGTGTGCCGCTGTGACAATGGCTTCATCTACTGCAATGACCGGGGGCTCACATCCATCCCCTCAGACATCCCTGATGACGCCACCACCCTCTACCTACAGAACAACCAGATCAACAATGCAGGCATCCCTCAGGACCTCAAGACCAAGGTCAAGGTGCAGGTCATCTACCTATATGAGAATGACCTGGATGAGTTCCCTATCAATCTCCCCCGCTCCCTGCGAGAGCTGCATCTGCAGGACAACAATGTGCGCACCATCGCCAGGGACTCCTTGGCCCGCATCCCGCTGCTGGAGAAGCTGCACCTGGATGACAACTCCGTGTCCACCGTGAGCATCGAGGAGGACGCTTTCGCTGACAGCAAGCAGCTCAAGCTGCTTTTCCTGAGCCGCAACCACCTGAGCAGCATCCCATCGGGGCTGCCGCACACCCTGGAGGAGCTGAGGCTCGACGACAACCGCATTTCTACCATCCCCCTGCACGCATTCAAGGGGCTCAACAGCCTGCGGCGCCTCGTTCTGGATGGCAACTTGCTGGCCAACCAGCGCATCGCTGATGACACCTTCAGCCGCCTGCAGAACCTCACAGAGCTGTCGCTAGTACGCAACTCGCTGGCCGCCCCGCCCCTTAACCTGCCCAGTGCCCACCTACAGAAGCTCTACCTGCAGGACAATGCCATCAGTCACATTCCCTACAACACACTCGCCAAGATGCGGGAGCTGGAGAGGCTGGACCTGTCCAACAACAACCTCACCACGCTGCCTCGAGGCCTGTTTGACGACCTGGGGAACCTGGCACAGCTGCTCCTCAGGAACAACCCCTGGTTCTGTGGCTGTAACCTCATGTGGCTGCGGGACTGGGTGAAGGCACGGGCCGCAGTGGTCAATGTGCGGGGCCTCATGTGCCAGGGCCCTGAGAAGGTCCGGGGCATGGCCATCAAAGATATCACCAGTGAGATGGACGAGTGCTTTGAGGCAGGGTCGCAGGGCAGTGCAGCTAATGCAGCTGCCAAGACCACAGCCAGCAACCATGCCTCTGCCACCACACCCCAGGGCTCTCTGTTCACCCTCAAGGCCAAGAGGCCAGGACTGCGCCTTCCTGACTCCAACATTGACTACCCCATGGCCACTGGAGATGGCGCCAAGACATTGGTCATCCAGGTGAAGCCACTGACAGCAGACTCTATCCGAATCACGTGGAAGGCTATGCTACCTGCCTCTTCTTTTCGGCTCAGTTGGCTGCGCCTGGGCCATAGCCCGGCTGTGGGCTCTATCACAGAGACACTGGTGCAGGGGGACAAGACAGAATACTTGCTGACAGCCCTGGAGCCCAAGTCCACCTACATCATCTGTATGGTCACCATGGAGACTGGCAACACCTATGTGGCTGATGAGACACCTGTGTGCGCCAAAGCAGAGACAGCTGATAGCTATGGCCCTACCACCACACTCAATCAGGAACAGAATGCTGGCCCTATGGCGGGGCTGCCCCTGGCTGGCATTATTGGTGGTGCCGTGGCTCTCGTATTTCTCTTCCTGGTCCTGGGAGCCATTTGCTGGTATGTGCACCGGGCCGGTGAGCTGCTGACCCGAGAGAGGGTCTACAACAGGGGCAGCAGGAAAAAGGATGACTACATGGAATCGGGGACCAAGAAGGATAACTCCATCCTAGAAATCCGAGGCCCAGGACTGCAGATGCTCCCCATCAACCCGTACCGCTCCAAAGAGGAGTACGTGGTACACACCATATTTCCCTCCAATGGCAGCAGCCTCTGCAAGGGCGCCCACACTATTGGCTATGGCACCACACGAGGCTACCGGGAAGGTGGCATCCCTGATGTGGACTACTCCTACACATGA